TATCAATTCTGTTCCAATTCAGGAATCGAATCAGACCAAACTAAAAAGTCTTGGGTACTTTCCGGGGGCCCAATCCTCTTCTCAATTCCATATAAGGAATTGGACAAACTGATggattatccaaaatttcttaagtttttattgttttaaagcAAATCctaattagtaaatttatttaaggTTGTGGATAGTCCAGCAAAAAAAGAGTTTTTAGAAGGTAAAATGAATTTATCGTCTTGGAGGAAAAGAGCTCTTGCTTgcaaagaatagaagaaaaccccaaaatagaagaaatcatTGGTCTCCATACCAACCTTGGAACAAAACTAGATTAGTTGGTCcaattctcaatttcaaaaattaagaatcgCTCCGCTCGATCTAGTTTCAAGGCGTGACTCAATCCCCTGAAATCGATCATCTCTATTTTAATCgatacaaaaaattcaaaataaattgaaaattggaTCATCCAAACCCTAATCCAGCCCGCCCAATTTAAGGACTCATGATGCGaaatatcaacaaattaaaGGCATTATGGTTCATGATTTGGTTAATTGATGGAATTAAAAGAACCTTTCTAAGCTTCTATTCCTTGtcttttcgaagaggacaagATCTAGAGACAGAGGCCACGGGGGGGAACAGAGCAAAAGTTGGGAGTGGAATCATAAGGTCTTGGAGTAAAGCTTTTCCATAGCTTGGCCTATAGAAAGAAATTGCATAGGGAATCGAGCTCGTTTGGATCATTAGCAGACGCATGAAACACGGCCATGCACCGATCTCTAAAAAGCATAGATtgtttttttgcaaattttcaattgaaGGTGTTCAATCGAATAACCTTTTAACAAAACGAGGACATTCCGTGGATCACGTAGTTTTATGACTTTTATTGTAGGCTTAAATAATCGATGACAGCCGTAAGGATGATTGAACTCGAAATCTCATATCTCTTATGATGTCGATATCAATCAATGTATGAGAGTAATACTCATTCAACCACTTTAGTGTATCTCATTGTTGATATCCTTGCTAAGGGGTCTTACTCAAGGACCAAGACTACCCCTATTTTAGCATCATTTTGACTATTGCAGCAGATTTGATTTCCTTTATTTACTGCCTTGGTCCAATCTATTTGGTTGTGCATGGACAATTCAAACCCACTATTGTGAGTAATTGGCCGAGGCTCGTTTGTgcatctttttttctcaaataaatgcgTATATATAAGATAAGTAGTAGCCTCAGCTTATGTAAGGCTAGGGAGGAAAAACACCAACGTTCTTAAAATGAATTAGAGAGAAAGCGATGAAAATGGGAGgatatttccaaaaaaagttattttcttttcaatttcaaatggaTAAAGAGAAGACATTCATCAccgtcatcattatcatcatcatcatttttgtaattgtgcACGGTGGCTGAATCATGTTAAGCAATGTCAAAACCATAGGATTGAAGTTTCAGTAACAAACAGTCAACACCTTCTAGCCAGAGAAACAAATAGTCAACAGACTCAACACCATCGAGCACATCCCGTTCCTCCTCCCACCGTCGATCGATTTTGGGCGATCCACGACTTCCGTCACGAACCTTCTTGGCAGAGCAGGAGAAGCTGTGAAACacgaaccctctctctctctctctctctctatctgctGTGAACTGTGAAACACGACCTCTCATTTTCCGTACATGCGTGTCCAAGGGGGCAAAGGAGCTAGAAATTTTGCGAGGGGGATGACGTGGACCTCTCCGGTTTGCCTTGTCGTCCAGGGGCCGGCGGCGACCGCCTCCGCCATTTCCGGACCAAGAAGGAAGATGAGAGACGTATAGCAGAACTTGCTATCTTCACATTCGGGTTCTACTCGAGGGAACTCGATTAGAGTACTTCGCAATTTCGAGAGAGATATCTGTCCATCCTGTGCAAAGAGTTTTTGTCCTTTGCGATACACGTGGAGGGGGGGATTGGCGTGCGTTTCGGTATTTccactttttaaaaagaaaagaaaattttactttgCATACTTTATCTTTTTGTGTCTTTTTCGTCATtttatatttaagaaaatgtcaaacAGGAACTTGCCTCTCCACTCCGCTATATAACTCCAAGCACGCCCGCTTTatttccctccccctccccctcttttctcttcttcctccttttgatTAGTCCTTTCTCTGTTCTTTCGCTAAGCCCTTTCTCGACACCAAACCCATTTTCCCTGAGTTGGTCGCCCACCACTTTCGGTCGTCAGTTCACTGCAGCTTCGACCAGCCATCGCTGGACCGAACCCACCATCTCGCTTCTGCTTTTCCCCCCCAGCTCAAACCCTGCTCGATCTTGAATTTTCTGCATTTAGATTCTTGACCCTGAACTGGGTAATCTTTAAACAGTACAAACAACGACGTAAGCTGagaaagttttcatttttctttctgggTTTCTTGGAAAcatggaaaatgacttcttcaTGTGTGGAGGAGCGCTCGtcccaccaccaccgccaccgttGCAGGTTGAATTACCATCCTCATTATCATTTTCATCGTCATTTTCAATGTTGTTGTTAGCCACTTGTTAATCACACTCTTCTGCCATGGATGCACAGTGCGCGGAGATGAATTGCTTCTACAACCCCAGCTGGGAAAAGTCAACAGTAGATCACGGGGTGGCCAAGTTTGACTCTGCCCTGAGCGCCATTGGGTCCTCGCCTGCAGGGTCCACCTCTAACTCCAACTTATCCAATGGCAGTTTCGTGATGAGGGACCTGGTTGGAAAGCTCGTTGGCGTTGGCAATTCCAGCGAGCTTCCGCCGCATTCTCATCACCTGTTCTCTGCAATGCCGGCGAAGACGGATTCTCACGTTGGCGGAGATAACAGTACCGGGAATTCATGTTACAGCACTCCCGTGAACTCCCCGCCCATGACGGATCGCTTGTTTCAGGACAATCATCACTTGCCCAAATTGGGACATGCCGTGATGCCTATGAACTCTGGCCTAGCAGAGTTCTCGCCTGATCCTGGGTTCGCGGACCGAGCGGCGAGGTACTCTTGCTTTGGCAGCAGGAGTTTTAATGGCCGGTCAGGCCAATTCAGCAGGAAATATGGCGAAATCGTGAATAGATCGATGCCGCCGATGGCGGACGAGAAATTGACTCGGGTTTCCAGTGGCCCTTCTCTCAAGGCACTCGAGTCTCAAATGGCTGCTGAGCAGAGCAAGAATTCGCCGCCGCAGGACAGAGGCGAATTGTCAAATTCCCAAGAGGGATCCTCATTGTCAGAGCAAATCCCAAGCGTGGAAATAGGTCTGAGAGCTTCCAACGATGCGGGcttgaggaaaagaaaggcagTCCCTAAAGGGAAGGCAAAGGGATCTGCAGGAACCTTGCCATCTTCAAATGATGCGAaggtaatgaaattaaaaaactcAGACGCACACGGCAATGTTTCAATTGTTTATATTCATGAATTGTTCGTTGAAGTTGGGAAACTGCCATTCCAGGTTGATGAGGCTAATGAAAATTCCGATGCCAAGAGATGCAAGCCGGATGAAAGTGCAGGAAATGAGAACTGCTCTGGTAAGGCCGAGCACGATCCGAAAGAGAGTACTGGAACTGCATCAGAAGACAAACAAACCAAGACCGAGGAGAAAGACTACATTCATGTCAGAGCAAGGAGGGGTCAGGCAACTGATAGCCATAGCCTTGCTGAGAGAGTAAGAATTGCAATCGACTTTACTAATTTTCGGCCACAGATTAGACAATATCATGCTATGCCAGAGCTGATAATGGCTTCGTGGGCAATTTGTTTTAGGTGCGTAGAGAGAAGATCAGCGAGCGCATGAAGATTCTCCAAGACCTCGTGCCGGGCTGCAACAAGGTGTGTTCATGGATGATGATCCTGAAAAGGAGAAATGTTCTAGTTGCGCAATAATGCGAGTTTCACTAATTTAGTTTTGGGTTTGCAATCTCAGGCAATTGGAAAGGCCGTCATGCTTGATGAAATCATCAACTATGTTCAGTCGTTGCAACATCAAGTCGaggtgataaatttatccataAAAAGCTCCCGTGCTCATTTTGATTGAAATGTTTGACCTAATAGTTTTGCGGGTTTTGATTGTGCAGTTCCTTTCTATGAAGTTGGCTTCTGTAAATTCTGGTCCTGATTATAAAATGGATGCTCTTATGTCAAAGGAAGTGAGTATAGTAACTTCTAACACAGACCAATTTCCCTATATTCTGAGAAGGGGACACTGATATATGCACATGATGTTGTCGTTTCAGATGTTTCGATCAAACGACCCAATTCAATATCCTATCCTTCCGCCAGATTCCTCGGCGGCATCCGTCTTATATGGTCACCACAGGCACCAGAAAAACTCAGCAGTACATAACCACATCACGGAGGGGACAACCGCCCAATTTTCGATGGACCCACTAAATGAACCGCATTTTCCTCCACTGGACGGATTAAATGATCACGTTCTCGCGGTACTTCGTGTTTCCCTGAGGCAGTAATATGTTAATTAACTCCATTCAGAATCTAGAGTATCTTATTTGTTTCTGATTAATCATCTTTGGACACAGTCCTTCTGCGGAGATGACCTGCAGATGCTGGTTCAAATGGGTTTTGGCCAAGACAAGCTGACAGACGCGCCATTGGATCATCAAGATTATCACGGTATGCAGAAAAAACGCGAAATTTAACCAGTTTATGGTCATGAGAGGCGTTACATTCTTAGTAATGCAGTGGAAACTCTGGCTTGTTTCAGGTCAAAACCCGGTCTCCCACATGAAAATCGAGCTCTAGCAAAGCTACTAAAGTTTTCCTCACTGACTGCCTGGTGACGGAGGCCCTGTAGATACAAGCAGTGTTGTTCGGAAAGTTTGCAAGATTGCCGAGCAAATTTGATCCTAGGTCCGATGAAGAGAAATTTTTTCGCCCTATTATTATTCTTTCCCTGCTAGTATAGTCGTCCCTGATCTTGCCCATTAGTTCTTCAGAGGTAGTCTTCTTGCCGTATAGTGTTGGCACAATTTGGTCTTGGTCTTACAATGCTGTACAGCTTAGAGCACCGAATGTAAAATAATATCCACGAGTAGCTTTCGTTTTCCTACCTATTGGACATTGTCACCTCAGGATTCCAGGAGGGATTATTTAAATTGGACTTGACGTAAATTGTTTTGGTTTTGTAATCTCCTCCCTCTCAATCGGTCTTTCAATGGTCATGTCAATCGATAACAACTGATTAAACCGCGTAATCTGGTTGTTTTGATTCTCACTCTTGTTTGTGGAACCAGCTGTTTGGTGGTGTCTTGTTTCTATCTGCTTTGTCCCACGCGAAAAGTCTTCATCTGAATGATTAGGACATTCggtaaaatctcaatcaacctcTCATCTGGGGTCAACAAAATCAATCCCCACGATTTCTGCCATGTCCTGGGGCCCCTGTAACTTTCATTTGGTTAACCAAATTaacagagagagaaacaaacatTGACGCATCCGTGTTCTGTCCACCACCTTCTTTCAACCGTGCAATTAAAGAATTCCATCAAGTGAAAAGGGCTGGAAGTTAGGAGTAGAACCACTCCCTTTAAGAACCCCTTTTCTTCACCATTATTCACCATGGAGATTATTCTAATTTGCATCAAAAGAACCCCAGGTTGGCATTTAAAGAGATTCTGACATGACCCAATAAATCGAAGACCTTTATAATCACATCAACTTTATTAAATATACAAACTTGGGGACAGGGAAAAGAGAGGGGTAATGTAGTGGAGTTCATGTATGGAAAAGGAAGATACCCTGAAATAAACTAGACTGTCATTGTTTTTCTCTGGGCGGTTGTTGGTGAAAAAAACCCAGTTTATGTCATACTGCTCTGCAGCCTTAAGCACCAATTATAAAATATTGAGGGTGCATTATTGGGCCCTGCAGATTGATGTAATATAATTACAGAGGAAGATGCTCTGAATGTGGCTTTGCATGGAGGGCATTTACTGACAGGATGTCCTTTAATATTGCTGGAATATGTTTTAGGTAGAGTAGCAAGTCCTGACCCCACAGAAAGTTGAAGAGAGGCCCAATCATGGAGCTTGTTTTATACTGGAttggtttcttttgttttcttttgctttactttACTCTTTTTTCCACATTTCTGTCTCCTTGGGTTtacttgattttttaaattggcCAAGAGGGCTTCCACAGGAAAAGGGTTACGGTTCTTTACAACTGTTAGGAATGTATGACAAGCTCGAGACTTGACAGCAAAGGCAGAGTGAACGTGGGGGTGAATTACATAAGGTGTTCGGTTAATTTGACTCTAATGGAGTTCAGTGGAGTCAATGCTCATTTTAAACTTCAAATAAATGTCATCTAACTTTGAAATCTGCACGCTGGACAGGCGAGTGAAAGTGAAAAGTGTGATGCAGGGTCaagttcctctttttctttttgggtttctGTCGCTTTAATGGAGGTCAAGAGGGTTGTTGGATCAGTAAGTCAGGCGGATGCCTGGCAGCCTCTCTAAGATTGACCTGGGAAATTTGGGGGAAAAACGGTGCTATAGCTCCTAGGAGGTATGCTACTTCTCTATTGGAATCTAGCCAGAGAACCAAGTTTCCGAATGAGTAAGAAAATGATGGCTAAGGAAGTGGTGATATTTACTTACGTATCGCTTCAGAGTCATCTTCCATAGTCACACGAGACATTAAATGCTGTCGCCTCACCTCCTTGACCTTAGTTCTACCACAATTGGCATATGAGAAAAAGATATCGAATGGTTCATAGATCATATAATGATTTCTCCCGTCATCACGTGGGGAAAGTCATGGGCCCGCCACCACAGCCACCACAATCTCGATCCGGAACAATAAAAAGGCCTTCAAGAGTCCTGCTCTGATATCgttcgacccgacccgacccgacccagtGGGTAAAGCCCTAGaacctctctctcttcaaactTTCTTTGGGAGCGTTGGGCTTGGGGGAGAAGAAGGATGGGCCACATGACGATGGGAATCTGCAGCAAACCTTGTGCTTCAGAAGCGCGAAACTACAATTCGTGGCAGGCTCAAAGACGCACTAGAATGGCCACCAGCCCGTCAGGATTCATGGAACCCAAAGGGCCGAATCCCACACTCAACCCTGTCTTCTGCAACCTCGCTCGGGCGGTGGTTTTTCTGCCGCACCCAAAATGATCGACCGTTTTAAGGTTGAGTTCAAGGAGTACTCCACCGTAGACTTCGGGTAAAAAAGCAGCTGGGCAACTGTCTCGAGCTTCAAATTTGGTAAAGACAAGGCTTTCAACTTGGAGAGTTTTGGAATTGATTTCGCCACACATTAATTTTAAGCTTTTGGGTCAAAGGAGCCTGGGACTATGAACTTGTAAACTTGACCTCCCCAAACTCGCCCCAAGGCCTATGTTTGTCTAGATTTGATGCGTTGCGGATCGCCTGCTACAATTATTAGTCTCATGAGATGTAGAGTGCTTTGCCAAAGGCTCTGGGCAAAAGTTAAGCTGTttggcatatatatatatatatatatatatatatatatatatatatatatatatatatgttttgtGGTATTTTGTAGCGTTTTGGGAAAATATATTGCCTTTCCAAGCCCTTCTAAAATCCCTTAATCAAAGGTGGGTCTGTAGGAGATCTGTCCTTTAgcatttttggaatatttcctTCCAACTTTGTCTAAACTTTCGAAGTTTTGAAAATGCCTATATGACTCGATTTCATAGGCAAATTGAATTCGGCACAAGTGAGGACAAATATCTTAGGTGAAATTGACTGACACTAAATTTGGCTCATCAGTAAAAGTTTGAaaacttcttttttaaaaaaaagaaaaagattatagTGAAAGCCCTTTGCACACTTATTTTTTCTCCAAACGGTATTAACACAAAAATTGCTTGTCAACGTACTTAGAAATTACATTTTACCAAGGGATTTAGACAAAGACTTCAAGTCTCACCAAACGCAAACTCCAAATCGATTCCGGTCCATAAATATCAGGCAGCGGAGTCTCTCCAAAGACGAGCAGCTCAGCAGGAGGTCAGCCAATCATCGTCATCGGATGAAGAAGCTCCCTTGAAGAAATTCACGTTGCTGTCTCTTTCATGCCTCCTTCGCCTTTTGCAGTTGAAAGCGTTCGGTCGGTACTCCTGTCTTTCGCCTGTAAAAACTTCACCGGAATCATCACCCCCGCGCGACACAAAAccgacacagagagagagagagagagagagagaaccgtcACGCGCCCACGCGCCAGCGGACCTCCACTTCCAACATCCACCGCACGACTCCCCGTAATTCCGCCATCGGCAACCGCCACCCCCTcactttcccttcttcttctcctcctcctccttattttaatggtaattttattttatttttatgaaaaaaaaaaaaaaagaatttattttcgGGTTCTGATTTGTGGGTTTGTGtcagtaagagagagagagagagaaaaaacactCGCACATGTTGATGTCCATGTCCATGTCGATGTCCGGTTCCGCCCTTCAAATCCCCCTCCCCCAGCCCAATGGCACCACCTCCCCATCCTCCCCcacgccaccaccgccgccactTGCTGACGTCATCGCCGTCGCCTCattcgtcatcttcttcttcttcttcgtcgtcgtcgtcgtcgtcgtcggcgtCGTCCTCGCCGCGTCGTTCTCCGGATCCCTCGCACTGACGATGCCCGCGCTCCATCGGGGCGAATCCGCGCTGTGATCCTTCTCGCTCCCCCGCCCGCACCGCCATTGATGTCTCGAGCGCCGAACCGCGAGTTCCAGGAATGGTGGAACAAGCAGCGCGAGCGCAGCCTCGAcctctcctccccctcctccgcCGACGGCCCCTCcaccagcggcggcggcggcggcggcggcggcggcccgcTCCTCGCCGTCGAGATCCGGACCCCGCGGTCCGATCAGGCCGTCGAGAAGTCCCGCGCACGCAGCGCCCGCCAGCTCTCCTGGGTCTGCCTCCTCCGGTTCCAGCAGATCGCCTCCCTCCTCGCCTCCGCCGCGGGGTCATTCCTCTCCGTCCTCCGCACCGCCAACCGGAGGATCGCCGCCTCCCCCGCGGACTCCTCCTCGTCGCGGCTGTACCGGATCATCAGGTTCTTCCTGATCCTCGTCCTGGTGTTGCTAGGGTTCGAGCTGCTGGCGTATTCCAAGGGGTGGCATTTCAGCCCCCCCTCCGTCGGGTCCAAGGAGGTGCTGGGATTCGTGGAGCTGGTGTACGCGAATTGGCTCGAGATTAGGGCTACGTACCTGGCGCCGCCGCTGCAGAGCTTGACCAACGTGTGCATTGTGCTGTTCCTGATACAGTCCGTGGATCGAGTGGTGTTGGTGTTGGGCTGCATTTGGATCAAGATCAAGGGGATAAAGCCGGTGGCGTCGGCTGATTATGAGAAGAAGGAAGATTTGGAGAGCGAAAGTGGGGATGAGGCGTATCCCATGGTGTTGGTGCAGATTCCGATGTGCAACGAGAGGGAGGTAAGAAGATGTaggtctttttcttctctcctgaGACCGCCGACTTTGATTCGCACATTACTGTTAGAACAATGCGGTGGTAGTTTAGCCTTGATTTCAATCTGGTGCTTTTGTGCTCGTTTTGACTGTTGCTCGATTACGGCATCTACTTACTCGAGTAGTGGCAGTTTCGGATATAGGCCATTTTCAGAATTGGAAGCTTAAGTATGCGACTTCATCGCACCAAACTATCGTTTTAGTCAAACTTGGGAGCTCAGTCTAGCTGTGTGCTGTATCTTGGGCACAGGGCTTTAGTAATCTTGAAAATTTACTGCTTGAGACGTTCATGTTTATCTTAAGATTAGGATGCAATAGCTGACATCATGTTAAGGACACTCCATTCTGCACCCACAGTCGTGAACCTGAGATGAGTAAGCTTTGAGCATTTTGAACATTATTCCAAGTAATTCGGGGGAGATTATTGGTAAAGAAAGCCGCTTTGGAATCTCTTCCAGGATTTTTTAGGCATTAGTAAGAAGATATTGTTTTTTGGTCATCTAGTAAGCATCTTCACCGTGTGTTTCCCTCACTTGAAGGGACATTCATATGTAAGACTGGATATACTGCTAGTGACGGTTTGTTCCTGTGTTCTTGACACTCTCTTTTTAGCAGCAGCAGCATTCATCTTCTGTTTTCTGGTTATGGAATTGGTGTGGTTTGTATTAGGATTGAGATTCGTGGATTGATTGCAGGGATGGAGCCAGAAAGCTTTTTTAGCATGGtcaatatattatataaaaaattaaaagcaggAGTTACGAGTTACGACATCATTATATTTCCTTTGACAATTAAGAAAATAGTAATAAGCAAAGAACAAAGCAACAGAGATGAACTTAAAATATGCAATATACATTTCATTGGGTGATATCATCTCTTAGAACTTAAAAGTGAGGAGAGTGAAACTAAGCTTATCTGTCATAGCAGAGTTTGATATGTCTAAGATGTTTGGTAATGGATTTCTTGAGTATTGTTTACATTTCCTAAGTATAAGGATTTACCTAAGACCCGCTCAATGAAGAAATGAAGTTCAACCAAAACCATCTGATGGCAATAGCATGACAAGGGCTTCATAAGTTAGTTATTGTACTTAAATCTATCTACATTTGAATTGGTTGAACGGTTTTTGATTAGTTTTCTCAGATAAAAATTTTCACTAACAGAGAAATTAGTAAAGTCACTGTTGTTGTCAATAAATGACTGGACAATTATCCATTAAATATCACGTTGACTCAAGTGAATTACGAATATTTGGGGTAAGTATAGCATCTATTTTGCTCGAAACTTTAacttttc
This region of Eucalyptus grandis isolate ANBG69807.140 chromosome 8, ASM1654582v1, whole genome shotgun sequence genomic DNA includes:
- the LOC104456504 gene encoding transcription factor bHLH62; the encoded protein is MENDFFMCGGALVPPPPPPLQCAEMNCFYNPSWEKSTVDHGVAKFDSALSAIGSSPAGSTSNSNLSNGSFVMRDLVGKLVGVGNSSELPPHSHHLFSAMPAKTDSHVGGDNSTGNSCYSTPVNSPPMTDRLFQDNHHLPKLGHAVMPMNSGLAEFSPDPGFADRAARYSCFGSRSFNGRSGQFSRKYGEIVNRSMPPMADEKLTRVSSGPSLKALESQMAAEQSKNSPPQDRGELSNSQEGSSLSEQIPSVEIGLRASNDAGLRKRKAVPKGKAKGSAGTLPSSNDAKVDEANENSDAKRCKPDESAGNENCSGKAEHDPKESTGTASEDKQTKTEEKDYIHVRARRGQATDSHSLAERVRREKISERMKILQDLVPGCNKAIGKAVMLDEIINYVQSLQHQVEFLSMKLASVNSGPDYKMDALMSKEMFRSNDPIQYPILPPDSSAASVLYGHHRHQKNSAVHNHITEGTTAQFSMDPLNEPHFPPLDGLNDHVLASFCGDDLQMLVQMGFGQDKLTDAPLDHQDYHGQNPVSHMKIEL